The Thunnus albacares chromosome 11, fThuAlb1.1, whole genome shotgun sequence genome contains a region encoding:
- the fign gene encoding fidgetin isoform X1 — MITSTSIYGLKMQWTPEHTQWAEQHFDISSTTRSPAHKVEAYRGHLQRTYQYAWANDDISALTASNLLKKYAEKYSGILEGPNERALLCSYSDSTTGLVNGRKSENESWQEGIYPMNCAPDVISVSKAGMTAALPPTDVSASIGSSPGVTSSLSEPSYSSSNCGSHTATTLHSGLPSQEYTASYNGSYLHSSYSGQTTPALPSPHPSPLHSAGLLQPPPPPPPPTLVPSYNAGSPNLPNYNYPPTGYPSQTAVGPGYSPGGAPPPSAYLPSGIAAPTPIPPSTLPGYTYQSHNHTPIAPTPLNGSTSNSLKRKAFYMSGHGDMDSSYGNFNYNQQRSSQSPMYRIADSGVSDSNRGNGFDRNAEAPSLAFKPTKQPMSSDQQRKFNIHSGRALTPPSFGSTKSSVGDLRAGEPYSKFGSPIMNEQTEEHRQHLSHSLTGPDIGTATSSIHAAEEQLKNSDSNLVEMVTAEILQQGPPVDWSDIAGLDMAKAAIKEEILWPILRPDMFSGLPTLPRNLLLFGPQGTGRTLLARCMASQLGAAFLRLSASALVTKWLGEGDKIIQASFLVARCRQPAVVFISEVDLLLSAQLSEESPVNRLKAELLMQLDSILTSAEDHVLVVCSTNKPEEIPESLRRYFTKRLLIPLPDGTARHQIISQLLSQHNYCLSDKEMSLLVQRTEGFSGLDVAQLCQEAVVGPLHDIPGTDLSSIHPSQMRPISYQDFDNVFCKFQPSISQKELDMYTEWNKMFGCSQ, encoded by the coding sequence GTCTAAAGATGCAGTGGACCCCAGAGCACACACAATGGGCAGAACAACACTTTGACATCTCATCCACTACCCGCTCACCAGCACACAAAGTAGAGGCCTACCGGGGGCACTTACAGCGAACGTACCAGTATGCGTGGGCAAATGATGACATCTCTGCACTGACTGCCTCCAATCTGCTTAAGAAATATGCAGAGAAGTACTCTGGGATCCTAGAGGGCCCAAATGAAAGAGCCCTTCTGTGTTCCTACTCTGATAGCACCACTGGACTCGTGAATGGACGAAAGTCAGAGAATGAGTCCTGGCAGGAGGGGATTTACCCAATGAACTGTGCTCCAGATGTTATATCTGTGAGCAAAGCTGGAATGACAGCTGCCCTACCCCCTACAGATGTGTCGGCTAGCATAGGCAGCTCCCCAGGGGTGACCAGCAGCTTGTCTGAGCCAAGCTACTCTAGCAGTAACTGTGGGAGCCACACAGCCACTACTCTCCACTCGGGCCTCCCCTCTCAGGAATATACTGCCAGCTACAACGGCTCCTACCTGCATTCTAGCTACAGTGGCCAGACTACCCCAGCCCTCCCCTCCCCACACCCCTCTCCTTTGCACAGTGCCGGGCTCTTACAaccaccaccccctcctcctccccctacCTTGGTGCCGAGCTACAATGCCGGGTCTCCAAACCTTCCCAACTACAATTATCCTCCAACAGGGTATCCTTCTCAGACTGCTGTCGGCCCTGGTTATAGCCCTGGGGGAGCACCCCCTCCTTCTGCTTATCTGCCGTCCGGTATTGCTGCTCCTACACCAATCCCTCCCTCCACACTGCCTGGCTACACCTACCAGTCCCATAATCATACACCAATTGCACCAACACCTTTAAATGGCAGCACATCCAACTCATTAAAACGAAAAGCTTTCTACATGAGTGGACATGGAGATATGGACTCAAGCTATGGTAATTTCAATTACAACCAACAGCGCTCTTCACAGAGTCCCATGTACAGAATAGCAGACAGCGGTGTCTCGGACTCAAACAGGGGCAATGGCTTTGACAGAAATGCTGAGGCTCCGTCTTTAGCGTTTAAGCCAACCAAACAGCCAATGTCTTCTGATCAGCAAAGAAAATTTAACATACACTCTGGCAGAGCACTTACGCCTCCATCCTTTGGATCAACCAAAAGCTCTGTGGGCGATCTCAGAGCTGGCGAGCCCTACAGCAAGTTTGGATCCCCCATCATGAACGAGCAAACTGAAGAGCACAGACAGCACCTCTCTCACTCCCTAACAGGGCCTGATATTGGTACGGCTACCTCGTCCATCCATGCTGCAGAGGAACAACTTAAGAACAGTGATTCCAACCTGGTGGAGATGGTGACAGCAGAAATCCTTCAGCAGGGCCCTCCAGTAGACTGGAGTGATATTGCGGGTCTTGATATGGCCAAAGCAGCCATCAAAGAGGAGATACTATGGCCCATTTTAAGGCCAGATATGTTCAGTGGACTTCCCACATTACCTCGCAACCTCCTTTTATTTGGACCTCAGGGAACTGGTAGAACGCTGTTGGCTCGCTGCATGGCTAGCCAACTGGGGGCTGCCTTCTTGCGACTCAGCGCCTCAGCTCTGGTGACCAAGTGGCTGGGGGAAGGGGACAAGATCATCCAGGCTTCTTTCCTGGTGGCCCGGTGTCGCCAACCAGCAGTGGTGTTCATCAGCGAGGTggacctgctgctgtcagcccAGCTCAGTGAGGAGAGCCCAGTGAATCGCCTCAAGGCTGAACTCCTCATGCAGCTTGACAGTATTTTGACCTCTGCTGAGGACCATGTCCTCGTGGTCTGCTCCACCAATAAGCCTGAAGAGATCCCAGAGTCCCTACGGAGGTACTTTACCAAGCGACTACTCATCCCCTTGCCTGATGGGACAGCACGACACCAGATAATCAGCCAACTGCTCTCACAGCACAACTACTGTCTTAGTGACAAAGAGATGTCACTACTGGTTCAGAGGACAGAGGGCTTTTCAGGGCTGGACGTGGCCCAGCTTTGTCAAGAGGCTGTGGTAGGTCCTCTCCATGACATTCCTGGTACTGACCTATCAAGCATCCACCCTAGTCAGATGAGACCGATCTCCTACCAAGACTTTGACAATGTGTTTTGCAAATTTCAGCCCAGCATATCACAAAAAGAACTTGACATGTATACTGAATGGAATAAAATGTTTGGTTGTAGTCAGTGA
- the fign gene encoding fidgetin isoform X2, whose amino-acid sequence MQWTPEHTQWAEQHFDISSTTRSPAHKVEAYRGHLQRTYQYAWANDDISALTASNLLKKYAEKYSGILEGPNERALLCSYSDSTTGLVNGRKSENESWQEGIYPMNCAPDVISVSKAGMTAALPPTDVSASIGSSPGVTSSLSEPSYSSSNCGSHTATTLHSGLPSQEYTASYNGSYLHSSYSGQTTPALPSPHPSPLHSAGLLQPPPPPPPPTLVPSYNAGSPNLPNYNYPPTGYPSQTAVGPGYSPGGAPPPSAYLPSGIAAPTPIPPSTLPGYTYQSHNHTPIAPTPLNGSTSNSLKRKAFYMSGHGDMDSSYGNFNYNQQRSSQSPMYRIADSGVSDSNRGNGFDRNAEAPSLAFKPTKQPMSSDQQRKFNIHSGRALTPPSFGSTKSSVGDLRAGEPYSKFGSPIMNEQTEEHRQHLSHSLTGPDIGTATSSIHAAEEQLKNSDSNLVEMVTAEILQQGPPVDWSDIAGLDMAKAAIKEEILWPILRPDMFSGLPTLPRNLLLFGPQGTGRTLLARCMASQLGAAFLRLSASALVTKWLGEGDKIIQASFLVARCRQPAVVFISEVDLLLSAQLSEESPVNRLKAELLMQLDSILTSAEDHVLVVCSTNKPEEIPESLRRYFTKRLLIPLPDGTARHQIISQLLSQHNYCLSDKEMSLLVQRTEGFSGLDVAQLCQEAVVGPLHDIPGTDLSSIHPSQMRPISYQDFDNVFCKFQPSISQKELDMYTEWNKMFGCSQ is encoded by the coding sequence ATGCAGTGGACCCCAGAGCACACACAATGGGCAGAACAACACTTTGACATCTCATCCACTACCCGCTCACCAGCACACAAAGTAGAGGCCTACCGGGGGCACTTACAGCGAACGTACCAGTATGCGTGGGCAAATGATGACATCTCTGCACTGACTGCCTCCAATCTGCTTAAGAAATATGCAGAGAAGTACTCTGGGATCCTAGAGGGCCCAAATGAAAGAGCCCTTCTGTGTTCCTACTCTGATAGCACCACTGGACTCGTGAATGGACGAAAGTCAGAGAATGAGTCCTGGCAGGAGGGGATTTACCCAATGAACTGTGCTCCAGATGTTATATCTGTGAGCAAAGCTGGAATGACAGCTGCCCTACCCCCTACAGATGTGTCGGCTAGCATAGGCAGCTCCCCAGGGGTGACCAGCAGCTTGTCTGAGCCAAGCTACTCTAGCAGTAACTGTGGGAGCCACACAGCCACTACTCTCCACTCGGGCCTCCCCTCTCAGGAATATACTGCCAGCTACAACGGCTCCTACCTGCATTCTAGCTACAGTGGCCAGACTACCCCAGCCCTCCCCTCCCCACACCCCTCTCCTTTGCACAGTGCCGGGCTCTTACAaccaccaccccctcctcctccccctacCTTGGTGCCGAGCTACAATGCCGGGTCTCCAAACCTTCCCAACTACAATTATCCTCCAACAGGGTATCCTTCTCAGACTGCTGTCGGCCCTGGTTATAGCCCTGGGGGAGCACCCCCTCCTTCTGCTTATCTGCCGTCCGGTATTGCTGCTCCTACACCAATCCCTCCCTCCACACTGCCTGGCTACACCTACCAGTCCCATAATCATACACCAATTGCACCAACACCTTTAAATGGCAGCACATCCAACTCATTAAAACGAAAAGCTTTCTACATGAGTGGACATGGAGATATGGACTCAAGCTATGGTAATTTCAATTACAACCAACAGCGCTCTTCACAGAGTCCCATGTACAGAATAGCAGACAGCGGTGTCTCGGACTCAAACAGGGGCAATGGCTTTGACAGAAATGCTGAGGCTCCGTCTTTAGCGTTTAAGCCAACCAAACAGCCAATGTCTTCTGATCAGCAAAGAAAATTTAACATACACTCTGGCAGAGCACTTACGCCTCCATCCTTTGGATCAACCAAAAGCTCTGTGGGCGATCTCAGAGCTGGCGAGCCCTACAGCAAGTTTGGATCCCCCATCATGAACGAGCAAACTGAAGAGCACAGACAGCACCTCTCTCACTCCCTAACAGGGCCTGATATTGGTACGGCTACCTCGTCCATCCATGCTGCAGAGGAACAACTTAAGAACAGTGATTCCAACCTGGTGGAGATGGTGACAGCAGAAATCCTTCAGCAGGGCCCTCCAGTAGACTGGAGTGATATTGCGGGTCTTGATATGGCCAAAGCAGCCATCAAAGAGGAGATACTATGGCCCATTTTAAGGCCAGATATGTTCAGTGGACTTCCCACATTACCTCGCAACCTCCTTTTATTTGGACCTCAGGGAACTGGTAGAACGCTGTTGGCTCGCTGCATGGCTAGCCAACTGGGGGCTGCCTTCTTGCGACTCAGCGCCTCAGCTCTGGTGACCAAGTGGCTGGGGGAAGGGGACAAGATCATCCAGGCTTCTTTCCTGGTGGCCCGGTGTCGCCAACCAGCAGTGGTGTTCATCAGCGAGGTggacctgctgctgtcagcccAGCTCAGTGAGGAGAGCCCAGTGAATCGCCTCAAGGCTGAACTCCTCATGCAGCTTGACAGTATTTTGACCTCTGCTGAGGACCATGTCCTCGTGGTCTGCTCCACCAATAAGCCTGAAGAGATCCCAGAGTCCCTACGGAGGTACTTTACCAAGCGACTACTCATCCCCTTGCCTGATGGGACAGCACGACACCAGATAATCAGCCAACTGCTCTCACAGCACAACTACTGTCTTAGTGACAAAGAGATGTCACTACTGGTTCAGAGGACAGAGGGCTTTTCAGGGCTGGACGTGGCCCAGCTTTGTCAAGAGGCTGTGGTAGGTCCTCTCCATGACATTCCTGGTACTGACCTATCAAGCATCCACCCTAGTCAGATGAGACCGATCTCCTACCAAGACTTTGACAATGTGTTTTGCAAATTTCAGCCCAGCATATCACAAAAAGAACTTGACATGTATACTGAATGGAATAAAATGTTTGGTTGTAGTCAGTGA